In Nitrosomonas stercoris, the genomic stretch AATTACAGTTTTTCATCAATAAGCTTAATACAGATGCAATTTAATCAGCTGTTCTCGATTTATTATTGCACGCTTTCATCAGGCAAACTTGTTTTCTCTGGGGAAATCTGCCCTGATTGCAGTACAGAAATAAGTGCTGGCCAAATGTTATCAAGCATTTTTTCTTGGGCCTGAACGGTAGGATGAATACCATCTGCTTGAAAGAACTCAGGTTGATCACCAAAGCCTTCCATTAAAAAGGGGGCTAATTGTATCTGCTGATTTTTTGCAAGCTGTGCGTAGATATCGTGAAACTTTCGAGTATAACTTATGCCATAATTGGGCGGTAGTTGCATACTGATCAGGAATGGGATGGCTTTGTATCGTTTACACGCCAGGATGATTGCTTCTAGATTTTCATAAATAGAAGTAATTGAGCGGCCTTGTAAACCATCATTTGCACCGAGCGCAATAATAACAAGATCAGGTTGATTATTTTCAAGTATCTGCTTAATTCTCTTGCGTCCACCTAAAGTGATTTCTCCACTAATACTAGCGTTTAATATTTTATATTTAGTGGATTGGGGGTGTGATTGCAATTGCGAACGCAACTGCAATCGTTGTGCCAGCAAATTGACCCAGCCGGATTCTGCTGGTAGCCCATATCCTGCAGATAGACTATCGCCCAGTACTGCAATTTTTATAGTGGTATCTGATCGAGCCGAGCTAAATGGATAAATAACTAACAAACATAATATAGCGAACAAGAGTTTTTGCATGGCCGAAAAATTAACTGTTGAACAATCGAATGCTGCTATTAGCAGTGATCAACCTATCATACAAGCTTGTGATTTAACCAGGGAAGTGAATATCGGGGAAGATAAGCTGGTTATTTTACAAGATATCAACCTACGCATCAGAGCAGGGGAATCAGCAGCTATTGTGGGTACTTCTGGTTCAGGAAAATCAACCTTGCTTGGTTTGCTGGCTGGCTTGGATGTGCCCACGCGTGGTTCGGTTTTTCTGGATGGTGAAGATATTTTTAAGTTGAATGAAGATGAGCGAGCACAGTTACGTGGCAGATTACTAGGTTTTATGTTTCAGTCTTTCCAATTATTGCCCTCATTGACAGCGCTTGAAAACGTCATGTTGCCATTGGAGTTATTAGCTGTGGGTAACGCTCGTGCTATTGCTTATGACTGGTTGGAGCGAGTAGGACTGAAAAAAAGAGTTAAACATTACCCTAGACTACTCTCAGGTGGAGAACAGCAGCGTGTAGCCATTGCACGCGCTTTTGTGACACATCCCAAAATGTTGTTTGCGGATGAACCAACTGGCAATCTGGATATGATAACAGGGGCTCAGATTATCGATTTAATGTTCCAAATCAATCAGGAACAAGGCACCACACTTGTTTTGGTGACACATGACAAAAATCTCTCGGCGCGCTGTTCACATATCATTGAATTGGTTGCCGGTCGTATTGTTAGTGAAAAGGCATAATAGTAATGTGTTGTTTTAGTAACTAATTGCCATTCGCTAGGCGTTTAAGGTGCTCTTGAAATGAATATAGCCAAGCTTTCTCTACGTATACTGTTGCGTGATTGGCGCGCAGGTGAATTATTTATTCTGACACTTGCGCTTATTATCGCTGTGAGCAGTGTCGCGACGGTCAGTTTTTTTTCTGATCGAGTACAAAGAGCATTAGTATTGGAAAGCAACCAATTATTAGGTGGAGATTTGTTGATCACGTCAGACAAGCCTCTCTTGCCATCCTACACAGAATATGCACATCAAATTGGACTCAATACCGCTCATTTAACCAGATTTCCTAGCATGATCAGTGCGGGTGACAACAGTATCCTGACCAGTATCAAGGTAGCTTCCCCTGGTTATCCGCTACGTGGTGAGTTGAAGTTGACACAGCCTGGCACAGCTGAAAATCCTGCTCCGGTGGTTAGGGTGGCTCATGATATTCCCCAGCCTGGCACAGTGTGGGTCGATGAAAAAGTGATTAATGCGCTGGGTGTGACAATCGGCGACAAAATTGAGGTGGGAGCCTCTGAGATGACAATTGCATCTCAGGTGGAAAGTGAGCCGGATCACTCAGTTGGTTTTGTCAGTATGAATCCCAGGTTATTGATGCATGAACAGGATTTGGCAGGAACTGGGCTAATTCGGCCAGGTAGTCGAATCAACTATCAGCTGTTGGTTGCAGGTGAACAAAAACAGGTTGAAGAATTTGGACGCTGGATCAAGGATAAATTGTCTCCAAGTGAACGCGTGATTGGCATTCAAGAAGCACGCCCGGAAATTCGTTCTGCACTGGATCGCGCTGGTAAATTTTTGAATTTAGCCGCTCTGGCCAGTGTCGTGGTCGCAGCTGCAGCTATTGCTTTGGCCATACGACGTTTTATTCAGCGTCATTTGGATGGTTGTGCAGTGATGCGCTGCTTAAGTGCAACTGAGTCGGATTTGTTACGTCTGTATTCGTATTATTTCATCATGCTGGGGTTAATCGCCAGTTTGTTTGGATGTGTATTGGCCTTGTTTGCTCAGGAATTTTTGTCTTATTGGCTGGAAAAACTGATGGCTATTACGTTGCCACCCTCCGGTATTTTACCTGCTGTCCAGGGAGTATTCACCGGTATGGTATTGCTGCTCGGATTTGCTTTGCCACCTTTACTGAACTTGCGACAAGTGCCTGCGTTACGCGTGATTCGGCGTGATCTTGAATTGGCTAATGCGCATAGTTTGATCGGTTATGGTTTTGGAATAGCCATTTTAGCAATCTTATTCGTGTGGAGAGCGGGTTCATTTGAACTGGGAATAATGGTTATGCTGGGTTTTTTGCTAGCCATTGTTCTGTTTGGCTTTTGTGGCTGGCTGTTGATCAAATTATTGCTGTTGACACGTTCGCCGGGCTCAAATGCATGGAATTATGGATTAGCCAATATTCGCAGACGTGCGTTACCCAGCTTGATACAGGCAACTGCGTTGGGGTTAGGGTTGATGGCTTTGCTTACGCTGACTTTAACGCGCAATGATTTATTGCAGGATTGGCAAGCCCTTTTGCCGGAGAATACGCCAAATCAGTTCCTGGTTAATGTGCATTTGGATCAACAAGAACAATTGATGGCTTTTCTTGATGAACATGCCATTGCGCGCCCAGATATTTTTCCCATGGTGCGTGCTCGCCTACTGGAAGTTAATGATCACCCGATAAATTTGGATGATTATTCGGATCCGCGTGCCAAACAATTAATTAATCGGGAATTTAATTTATCTTGGGCGGATACATTGCAGCCAGATAATGAGATTGTTGCGGGTCATTGGTGGCGTGCAGAAGCAGAAGCAGATGCAGATGCTACTGAGCATGAATTATCACTAGAACAAGGGTTTGCAGAAACGGTGGATCTTAAATTAGGAGATCGTCTGAAATTTTACACAGGGGGAGGGGATTTCACCGCAACCGTTACCAGCTTGCGCACGGTTGATTGGGATACATTTAATGTCAACTTTTTTGCGGTGGTACGTCCGGGTGTGCTAGATAATTATCCAGCCAACTATGTAACCAGTTTTTATTTGCCACCTGATAAAGCGCATGTCATGCAGGAATTAACACGCATGTTTCCCAATTTTCTGATTATAGATGTCGCCAGCGTGATCGAGCGTGTACAAAGCATGGTTGAGCAGGTAACGCATGCCATTGAATTCGTATTTTTATTTACATTATTAGCAGGCTTTGCAGTGTTGTATGCAGCCATTGCCTCAACGCAAGATGAGCGGATTTATGAAACGGCTATCTTTCGCACACTGGGAGCGAAAAAACAGCGATTAATGTGGGCCTGGGCAGTAGAGTTTGCAGTGCTAGGTGCTTTGGCGGGTTGTTTTGCAGCAGCTGGCGCGAGTGTACTAGGTTATTTGATCGGTAAATATGCACTGCATATCAATTATGCACCCAGTCTTTGGATTGGGGTGGTCAGTATCTTGATAAGCGTTGTGGGCGTGACATTATTCGGTTTGGTTGGAACGCGATCAACCTTGTCACAAACACCTTTACAGGTATTGAGAAAATAGTATGCGTTAGGTATCCGCTGCTTTTTTTGAATCTGCTGTGAGCTGTGTTTCAGCGGATTGAGTTGTCGTCGTGTTAGCGGGTAATTTTAAAGAGGGAACTTCCGGGTTATTAGCAGCTCGGTCGCGATAGAGTGCCGCACGACTTAGCAGAATCAGTGCGACTGGCGCGATGAAAATAATGAACGCTCCAATCAAAAACGGGTGTAACACAAGCTCTGATTCCGTTATGCTGAAATAAACAATTGATGCAATAACAATGGCTGCTGTTCCCCAACTTGTTCCCAAAGTAGAAGTGTGGATGCGATCGTAAAAGCTGCGTAAATGGTACAGTCCGAAAGAGCCAATGAGTGTCAGGATAGCACCAATAATCAAAAAGGCCGCAATCAGCAATGTGGCCCAGAGAGGCAAGTTGGTCACTTGATTCATTCGATTACCTCCCCACGCATCAAAAATTTGGCGAGTGCGACGGTAGAAACAAATCCCAATGCCCCGATAATCAGCGCGATTTCAAAATAAAGCACATTGCTAGTGCGTAGACCAAAAACAAGCATCAGCAGCATTGCATTGCTATACAGTGTATCGAGTCCTAGTATGCGATCTTGTGCGTGGGGGCCGCGTAACATGGGGATGGTTGCAAATATCATAGCAATAACTAGTATAATTTGTGCCACTGTGATTGCACCTAACAATATGGTCGTACTCATTCAAATATTTCTCGCAACAAATATTCATAGCGGTTTTTGATCAGACTGAGCCAGCCTGCTTCATCAACCAGATCAAAAATATGTAACAGTAAAACGTTATGGCTCGAGTTATAGTCAATCCACGCAGTACCAGGAGTGCTGGTAATAATAATGGCTAAACAAGCCAATCCAATAGGGTCACGTAATTCCAGTGGAATAGTCATGAATCTGGAGCGCCCTACTCGTTTCCCACCGTGCAAAATAATAATAGCCACCGCGATATTGGAACGCACGATGTCATAAAACACGATAGCAAATAGTTTGGGAAGTAGGTACCAACGTCGAAAGCGTGGTCGTGCTGGTTTTAAGGCAACCAATCCCCAACTGGCCACGAACGCAATGGGCATGCTGAGTAAAAATTGTCCGAGTGAAAAACTAGTTAGCAATAACCAAGTGATCACCAGGGAGAGTATGAGGAGCGGATAAGGAAATAATTTGCTCATTCAGTACTCTCCGTTGATGCTGGCAAGGTGGTTGGTGGCGTGTGCAGGACACCTTCAATATAAGGTTGCGGAGCGTGCAAGCTGATAGCAGTTGCCTCCATAAAACGCATGACGGGCCCTGCCTGTATAGTTAGCACCAGCGTTGCACCTACCAAAGCAGTGATGGGCAAAATCTCGATGAAGAGTACACGCGGCAAGGTGGCTTCCACGGGAGGGGCCCAAAAAGTATGAATGCCAGAACGGACCATGGCAATCAGCGTCGCTAATCCTGACAAGATCAGTAATGCCATAAACCACCAGGAAGCAGTGGATGGGGCGGTGAGCTGATCAATTAAGTCTGGGCTAAATAATGCTGAAAGAATAACAAATTTGGCAATAAAACCTGAAAGAGGAGGTAAGCCGATCAACAGGAGTGCGCAAGCTGCAAAACAAGTACCTAACACAGCGATTGTGCGCGGGATAGCGACACCTACGATTTCTTCATCTTCTGTTTCTTCATCTTCATAACCAAATGCTTCCATGGTCACGGCCAGCACGCTTGCCGCCACATTTTGTCCGCGTTCCATTAACTCGATCAGCATGAATAGTGCGCTGATCGCTAAGGTAGAACTGATCAGATAAAACAAAGCGCCAGCAGTAACTTCGGTTTGTACCAATCCGATGCTGGTCAATAATGTGCCAGACGAAATCAATACCGAATAGCTGGTAAAGCGCCCCAGGGTTTGTGAAGCAAGCACGCCTACTGTGCCAAAACTGATGGTGGCTAATCCACCATATACCAGTATTTGTGCGCCCAATCCGTTTGAAAAATCGGGGTTGTTGCCAAAAAAGAGGAGTGATAATCGTAACAAAACGTAGATTCCTACCTTGCTCATGATGGCGAAAACAGCAGCAGAAGGCGCTGGCGCAGCAGCATAGGTGGCAGGTAACCAGAAACTGAGTGGCCACATGCCGGCTTTGATCAAGAATGCCACACTTAATATAGCAATACCAGATTCCAGCAGGGTAGCGTGAGACGCACTGATTTGAGGAATTTTCAGTGCAAGATCAGCCATGTTGAGTGTGCCAGTTACGCCATAAATCAGTGCGACACCAATCAAAAATAACAATGAACCAACCAGGTTGATCGCGATGTAATGCAGGCCTGCTTTGACCCGTAACAGCCCAGATCCGTGCAATACCAAACCATAGGAGGCGGCTAGCATCACTTCAAAAAATACGAAGAGATTGAATAAATCTCCAGTCAGGAAAGCACCGTTCAATCCCATGAGCAATAATTGGAACAACGTATGGAAATGTGCACCTGCTCTATGCCAGCGTCCCAATGAAAATATTAATGCGGGGAGGGCAAGTGTAGCCGTGAGCACTAGCATCATGGCGGATAAATGATCCAAAACCAGATTAATGGCAAATGGTGGCGGCCAATTGCCAAGCAAATAAACCACGACGCCTCCTCCGCTGGTGTGGTCATCGCTATATGTGAAGCGGATCAGCAGAATTGAAATTATCAACAGAACGATCGTTGATAATATAGAAAGTGTTGCTTTTAGCGTGCGGCCGCGATCATCGAAGAAAAGCTGTAATGCACCCGTTACCAGCGGCAACAGGATGGGAGCAATGACTAGATGTTCAGGAGCGAGCATCATCGATCTGGTTCCTCGCCGTCCACATGGTCAGTGCCCGTTAGGCCGCGTGAAGCCAGAAGTACAACTAGAAACAGTGCAGTTGTCGCGAAGCCAATCACAATAGCGGTCAGAATCAATGCTTGCGGGACAGGATCAGCGTAAGCTGCTGGATCGATCTGAGTATTAGCTTGTGTGACTGGTGGCTGGCCGATGGTAAGTCGTCCCACACCAAAAATGAATAAATTCACGGCATAAGAAAGTAATCCTAGTCCAATAATGATTTGATAAGTGCGTGGGCGCAGAATGAGCCAAATACCGGAGCCAACTAATACGCCAATGCCAAGTGATAGAATCAGTTCCATTAGCGTTCTTCCTCAGTTTTAGCTGATTCACTGGCTTGTATGCGATGGCTGCGAATAGATTGGTGAGCCAACGCAACCAGCATCAATGCTGTGGCGCCAACGACGAGTAACAGCACTCCCAAGTCAAAAAATAATGCGGTGGCAATTGGTATCGTGCCTAGTAGTGGAATCTCCAAGTGCGTGGAATAAGATGTTAAAAAAGGGAAGCCAAATAACCAAGCGCCCATTCCTGTGAGTGCAGCCAGTAGTAGCCCTAATCGTATCCAGTGCAAAGGCAGGATGCGCAAATGACTTTCAATCCAGCGTGTGCCGCTGGCGAGATATTGTAGTAATAGTCCAATGGCCAGAATAATTCCTGCGGCAAACCCTCCTCCTGGCAAATCATGTCCGCGCAGGAAAAAATAAATGGCGAGCAGAATAATAAATGGAAATATCCATTGCATCAGTACCGTTGGTACCATCAGATAATCTTGTATAGTTTCCCCCACTTGGCGCTCTGGATGACATTCGTCAAACTCGTTCTGTATGCGTTGTTGCTCAGGGATTTCCATGCTGTCAGGGGCAGGTCGGAAGCGTCTCAGAAGCGCGTACACGGTTAACGCTACAATGCCGAGCACGGTGATTTCTCCAAATGTGTCAAAGCCACGGAAATCCACCAGAATAACGTTAACAACATTATTGCCTCCCCCTTCTGGATAAGCATGTTTCAAAAAGAAATCAGCAATGGTTTCTGTCAGCTTATCGCTAGTCATGATGGTATACGCCAGTAGTGCCATTGCGCCACCACAGCAGATGGCCAGAGTGAAATCGCGTATGCGACGAGTATGTGCGATCAATGTCGTAGCATTGTCGATTTGTTCTAGTCGTTGAGGTAGCCAGCGTAGCCCAAGTAAAATAAGCACCGTCGTAACAATCTCGACCAGTAGCTGTGTGGCGGCTAAATCAGGGGCAGAGAACCAGACAAAGGTGACGCAGGTAACTAGGCCGGCTCCTCCCATTAAGATCAAGGCCGCCAAGCGATGGTATTTGGCTTGATATGCTGCGCCCAGCGCGCAGGCAATGCCAATCCCCCAGAGTACAGCAAATGTAAAATCAGCTGTCTCGGTGGTGAGGGCCAGATGAGTAGTGGATTCTGTAGCAAGAAATGGCCAACTTCCCATGATGAAGCTAATCAAGACAACCAGAAATATCTGTGGCTGTAAACGCTGTGTGCCAAATGTTTCTTCCATCCAGCGTGCCCAACGCCAGGAAAGCACCACGAGCGAACGCTCGAAAAATCGCTGCCCCTTAAATTGCCGAACACCAGGTGTACCATCTTCACTATGCGCTAAATAATTTTTCAAGATTAAATAGAGTAATGCACCACCAGTCAGCGCAGTAGTACTCATAATGAGCGGTATGTTGATACCATGCCACACCGCCAGACTATAAAGTGGCGTGTAATCACCTAATACCGAGGTGACAGCGGTATGCAAGTAGGGGCCGATAGTCATACCAGGAATAATACCGATGACAAGACAAGCTAGCACCAAGAACTCAATCGGGCGCCGCATCCAGTGTGGAGGTTCGTGTGGTTCGCGTGGCAATTCAGTGGGTTTAGGTCCAAAAAAAACAGTATGAATAAATCGTATGGAATACGTGACGGAAAAAGCACCGGCAATAGTCGCTGCATAGGGCAAGATGCTATCTAATACGGAGTCGGAATGTTGCCCTAATGTTTCAGAAAAAAACATTTCTTTGGATAAAAAACCATTGAGCAACGGAACACCCGCCATGGCGGCGCTGGCTACCATGGCAAGAGTAGCAGTAATGGGCATATAGCTGAATAAACCACTTAACTTGCGCATGTCGCGGGTGCCAGCCTCATGATCAATAATACCTGCAGCCATGAACAGAGAAGCTTTGAATGTGGCATGATTCAACATGTGAAAAATTGCCGCAACAGCGGCCAGAGGACTACCAAAGCTTAGTAAAGTGGTGATTAGACCCAAGTGACTAATAGTTGAATAAGCCAATAAGCCCTTAAGATCTTGCTGAAAAATAGCAAAGTAGGCGCTGAGCAGCAGAGAGCTCATACCGGCAAATCCCAACAACAAAAACCACTCATTTGTGCCAGATAGTACTGGCCATAATCGAGTCAGTAGAAAAACACCGGCTTTTACCATGGTGGCGGAATGCAGATAGGCTGAAACAGGAGTGGGAGCAGCCATTGCATTGGGTAACCAGAAGTGAAAGGGGAATTGTGCACTTTTGGTCAATGCACCTAGCAGAATTAGGAGCAGAACCGGAATGTATAGTGTGTGATCGCGGATGGTATCCCCTGAAGCTAATACCTGATCAAGGTCGTAACTACCTGTGATATAGCCGATAAGGATCAATCCCGCCAACAGGCACAATCCACCGGTACCAGTAATGATAAATGACATGCGCGCACCGTCACGGGCAGCAGCATTGTGGTGCCAATAGCCAATTAGCAAAAAAGAGAAAATACTAGTGAGTTCCCAGAAAATAGCCAACAAGATCAAGTTGCCCGAGATAACGATTCCTTGCATGGCACCGGCAAAGGCCAGTAAGAAAGAGAAGAAACGCGGAACAGGATCTTCGGGAGACATGTAATAGCGGGCATAAAGTACTACCAGGAAGCCGATACCGGTTACCAGCATGGAAAACATCCAGGCAAATCCATCCATTCTGAGCGTGAAATTCAGATCGTGCTCAGGCAGCCATGCAATTTCATGACGCAGTATTTCGCCTTCCGCTATAGAGGGATAAAGGTAGATGGTGATTGACAATGCAATGAGCATGATACCCCCTGACAACCACGCTTCTGTATTTCTAGCGTTAGTCGGCAACAAGGCTGCTATGATGCTGCCAGTAAAAGGCAGCAGGATCAGGAGGAGGAGAAACTCACTATTCATGCGCTAAAGCAAAATATGTGTAGTATATAATGTCAGAAATCTTGATGAATAAATAACATCCCTGGCGTTTGAATAAGCTCTCCAGATTGATTGGTTAACATAGTAATCAAACGCAACTGTTGCAGAGATAAATGCCAGATAAACCATGAAAATCTACTGGTGATTGTGATCGATAAATTTCTTGGGGTGGTTACAAGGTTATGAGATTATACGGAAAATATTTTCAGAATACTTGTTTGATCAATAATAATTTTCTAGCTTAATTTTGTGTTTTCGTACGTGAAAAACACGAATAAGAGTGTTTTGGGTAAAGAATGCATTCATTTGTTGTGGTTGTTTTCTATCAACAGCTTAAATTCATGCGCGCATTTTAAGTTCAGGTCGGTACTGTAATACGTTGTGCTTTTTAGCGAGGTAGTAGGTGGATTTTTAAAAATGTTCTAGGTCAGATTGTTAAGTGGATAAGGCCGCCCGAGCCAAAATCCTTGCATATAGTTTACCTACATTTCTTTGAGTAATTGTGCTGTATCAGCATTTTCCACCCATTCAGCAATCGTTTCTAATCCCATAATACGCCCGATATTCTGGATCACTTGTACCATTTCCAGATCAATTGGATCAGTCGTCATATCTTTGACCAGTCGACCATCTATTTTTAGATAATCGATTGGGATATCTCGCAAGTAACCAAATGAAGACAAGTCACTGCCAAAATCATCCATTGAAAAGCGACAACCCAGCTGTTTGAGTGTAGTAACAAATAAAATAACACTTTTTAGATCCGCTAAGGCAGCATTTTCGGTGACTTCAAAGCAAATACTGGATGGATTTTTGATGTGTGCTTTAATGTTATTGACAACAAAATCCAGAAAATCTCCACTGCCTAATGCTTGGGCTGATAAATTAATAGCGTAGATTCCTTTGATTTGCTGCTCAGCTTTGATGAAGTTAAAAGATTGCTGGACGACCCAGCGATCAATTATCAGCATTTGGTTGTAGCGTTCGGCAGAAGGGAGAAAAGCGCCGGGTGACACTAGTTCTCCTTGCTCGTTGCGTAAACGCAGCAAAATTTCGCCATGTTTATCCCATTTGTCCTTGTGAGTCGCCATAATGGGTTGAAAATAAAGACAAAGTCGTTCCTCGCGAATTGCTTTCTGGATGCGCGGAAACCATTGCATCTCCCGCTTGCGTTTAACAAGTCCTCTGTCATCCGGTAGATAAACGTGAATACAGTTGCGTCCGCTTTCCTTTGCCAGGTAGCAAGCACTGTCTGCTTCGCTTAGCACTTTTGACAAACTTTCACCGCTTTGGCTGATTGGAAATAGCCCAATACTGACCCCAATGGTGAAATGTTTGTTTTGCCACTGATATCGAAAATCCTGTACTGTTTCACGCAAGGTTTTTGCAATTTGAATGGCATCTGCTTGTGAGCAGTGTTCCAGAATAATACCGAACTCATCGCCCCCTAAACGAGCTAATGTGTCACGTGATCGTAATTTAGATTGTAATAATGCAGCTATTTGTACGAGTAATTGGTCGCCGGCACTATGTCCGCAGGTATCATTGACCACCTTGAACTGATCCAGATCGAGGTATAGGAGCGTGTGCACATTATTCTTATGGGCTGATTTCAGTGTTTTCTCCAGGCGACTTTCGAATTCCTTGCGATTCAGTAAACCAGTTAAGCCATCATGGGCAGCCTGATGCGCAAGTTTTTCTGCTAAATTGCGTTGTTTTGTGACATCCCTGAAAGCCAGCACTGTGCCATGCACGTTTTGTTCATCGTCATGAATAGGGGCAATGGAATAGTTGATCGTTGCTGTTTGTTTATCTTTACGAACAAGCGTGCACTCTGGGTTCTTGCTATATGTTTCAATGGTGTGATTGGGTATGCCTATAACAGATTGCTGCATATCAACATCTTCAGTCTGAAAAACCTTGTGCAACGGCATGCTTGTTGCATTATTGTTATGCCAGCCGGTGAGTAATTCAGCAGCCGGATTTAAGTAAGTGATTTTTCCGGATGCATCTGTTGTGATGACGGCATCACCAATACTAGCCAAGGTAACACTGAAAAGCTCTTTTTCCTGTTGCAGAACATGGTTGGATTGAATCAGTGCTTTTGTCCGTTCTTTGACTCGTTGCTCCAGTTGATCATTGGCTTGCTGTAACGCCTTTTCTGCCTGTTCTCTTTCTTTGACTTGTGCTTGTAACTGCTGATTGGCAATTTGCTGTTGATTTCTGATCTCAATGAGGTGGCTGAGCAAATTAGTATTGTTGAAGCGCAGTTGTAGTGAGTCGGTAATAATGTGGTGTAATTGTCGTGACATGACCCATAGTACGCACAAGAACAGTATGGCGGTAATTGCGATAGCGATGTGTGCATTACCTCCATGTAAATATGCCCGATAGCTATAAGGAAGAATAGTCGGAATGGCAAAAAACAAATACGCGGATTGATAGGATGACAAACTGCTGACCGCTCCTGCCATCATTCCGGCTAGTATCAGAGCGAGGAATAACTGATAAATCGCATCATCTTCTATAAAGAATAATCCACCTGCTGTACCCCAAAGCATTCCGGATAGAAATACGCCAGCGGTAAATAGTTTTCCCCAGATTTCTGTTGCGTCCATTGAGGGTTTTTTGCGGAAATAAGCTTTGACGAACAGCAAGCGGATGAAAGTGAGCAGGCACACTGCAATCAGCCATGTGATCAGCAATTTTTTTGAAGTGTGCTCCCATAAAACCAATACCAACATTAACGCATTAAAGAGGGTGGCTGAAAAAGCAGGTGTGGTTTGCTGAAAAAGCAGTAAAACCTGTTTGGCTGATACTTTTTGAGCATGATCGTCTACATGGGAATCATACGCAATAGGTTCTTTGAGTTCAT encodes the following:
- a CDS encoding esterase TesA, encoding MFAILCLLVIYPFSSARSDTTIKIAVLGDSLSAGYGLPAESGWVNLLAQRLQLRSQLQSHPQSTKYKILNASISGEITLGGRKRIKQILENNQPDLVIIALGANDGLQGRSITSIYENLEAIILACKRYKAIPFLISMQLPPNYGISYTRKFHDIYAQLAKNQQIQLAPFLMEGFGDQPEFFQADGIHPTVQAQEKMLDNIWPALISVLQSGQISPEKTSLPDESVQ
- a CDS encoding lipoprotein-releasing system ATP-binding protein; the encoded protein is MAEKLTVEQSNAAISSDQPIIQACDLTREVNIGEDKLVILQDINLRIRAGESAAIVGTSGSGKSTLLGLLAGLDVPTRGSVFLDGEDIFKLNEDERAQLRGRLLGFMFQSFQLLPSLTALENVMLPLELLAVGNARAIAYDWLERVGLKKRVKHYPRLLSGGEQQRVAIARAFVTHPKMLFADEPTGNLDMITGAQIIDLMFQINQEQGTTLVLVTHDKNLSARCSHIIELVAGRIVSEKA
- a CDS encoding Na(+)H(+) antiporter subunit D, which encodes MMLAPEHLVIAPILLPLVTGALQLFFDDRGRTLKATLSILSTIVLLIISILLIRFTYSDDHTSGGGVVVYLLGNWPPPFAINLVLDHLSAMMLVLTATLALPALIFSLGRWHRAGAHFHTLFQLLLMGLNGAFLTGDLFNLFVFFEVMLAASYGLVLHGSGLLRVKAGLHYIAINLVGSLLFLIGVALIYGVTGTLNMADLALKIPQISASHATLLESGIAILSVAFLIKAGMWPLSFWLPATYAAAPAPSAAVFAIMSKVGIYVLLRLSLLFFGNNPDFSNGLGAQILVYGGLATISFGTVGVLASQTLGRFTSYSVLISSGTLLTSIGLVQTEVTAGALFYLISSTLAISALFMLIELMERGQNVAASVLAVTMEAFGYEDEETEDEEIVGVAIPRTIAVLGTCFAACALLLIGLPPLSGFIAKFVILSALFSPDLIDQLTAPSTASWWFMALLILSGLATLIAMVRSGIHTFWAPPVEATLPRVLFIEILPITALVGATLVLTIQAGPVMRFMEATAISLHAPQPYIEGVLHTPPTTLPASTESTE
- a CDS encoding Na(+)H(+) antiporter subunit C1, which produces MELILSLGIGVLVGSGIWLILRPRTYQIIIGLGLLSYAVNLFIFGVGRLTIGQPPVTQANTQIDPAAYADPVPQALILTAIVIGFATTALFLVVLLASRGLTGTDHVDGEEPDR
- a CDS encoding Na(+)H(+) antiporter subunit A, whose protein sequence is MNSEFLLLLILLPFTGSIIAALLPTNARNTEAWLSGGIMLIALSITIYLYPSIAEGEILRHEIAWLPEHDLNFTLRMDGFAWMFSMLVTGIGFLVVLYARYYMSPEDPVPRFFSFLLAFAGAMQGIVISGNLILLAIFWELTSIFSFLLIGYWHHNAAARDGARMSFIITGTGGLCLLAGLILIGYITGSYDLDQVLASGDTIRDHTLYIPVLLLILLGALTKSAQFPFHFWLPNAMAAPTPVSAYLHSATMVKAGVFLLTRLWPVLSGTNEWFLLLGFAGMSSLLLSAYFAIFQQDLKGLLAYSTISHLGLITTLLSFGSPLAAVAAIFHMLNHATFKASLFMAAGIIDHEAGTRDMRKLSGLFSYMPITATLAMVASAAMAGVPLLNGFLSKEMFFSETLGQHSDSVLDSILPYAATIAGAFSVTYSIRFIHTVFFGPKPTELPREPHEPPHWMRRPIEFLVLACLVIGIIPGMTIGPYLHTAVTSVLGDYTPLYSLAVWHGINIPLIMSTTALTGGALLYLILKNYLAHSEDGTPGVRQFKGQRFFERSLVVLSWRWARWMEETFGTQRLQPQIFLVVLISFIMGSWPFLATESTTHLALTTETADFTFAVLWGIGIACALGAAYQAKYHRLAALILMGGAGLVTCVTFVWFSAPDLAATQLLVEIVTTVLILLGLRWLPQRLEQIDNATTLIAHTRRIRDFTLAICCGGAMALLAYTIMTSDKLTETIADFFLKHAYPEGGGNNVVNVILVDFRGFDTFGEITVLGIVALTVYALLRRFRPAPDSMEIPEQQRIQNEFDECHPERQVGETIQDYLMVPTVLMQWIFPFIILLAIYFFLRGHDLPGGGFAAGIILAIGLLLQYLASGTRWIESHLRILPLHWIRLGLLLAALTGMGAWLFGFPFLTSYSTHLEIPLLGTIPIATALFFDLGVLLLVVGATALMLVALAHQSIRSHRIQASESAKTEEER